Genomic DNA from Thermosipho ferrireducens:
CCCTGTACCCGTTTTCGATTGGGCTATTATATTTCCTTTTTTCGAAAGCATTAAGGGTATCACTTTCTCCTGAACATAGGTTGGTTTCTCAAAACCTTTTTTGTAAATTGCACTCAACACACTGTCACTCAAATTAAACTCTTCAAAATTCACTTCGTCTCCTCCAGTCTTTTTCGCATAATTTTTCGAAGCTCAAGAGCAAGTTGTTTTTTCACATCAGATGGTAATCTATCTATAAATAAAATTCCATCGAGATGGTCCGTCTCATGTTGTATTATACGCGCCGCATAACCTTCAAACAACTCCTCATGGTAGCTTCCATTTTCATCTTGATATCTTAACTTTACCCACTTATATCTTCTCACATCGGCAAAAATTCCAGGTACGCTAAGACAACCTTCCTCTCCTTCCTCTGTATCTTCAGAATGTTCAAAAATTTGAGGATTTACTATTACTTTTGGCCCCTCTCCATAATCCATCAAAAAAAAGCGCAGAGATAACCCTATCTGGGGCGCCGCCAACCCAACTCCGTCCTCCAGATACATTATTTTTAACATCTCTTCTTTTATTTCTTTTATTTGCTCAAAATTTGTTACCGGCTTTGCCTTTTTTCTAAGAATAGGATCACCGAGAAGTCTTACTTTCATGATATACTTCCTCCAGATACTTTAAATATTTCTCATTTGTCATGAAAACGCTTATGGGGGTTACAGAAACATAGCCTTCCTTCAACGCTTTGTAATCTGCTAATGGATCAGGATCATTTTCTATCACATTCCCCATCATCCAGTAATAATCTCTTCCCACAGGATCCACACGCTTTTCAAAGTAATCTTCATACATTCTTTTGCTCTGTCTGGTGAGCCTCCAGCCCTTTAACTCCTCATATGAAACTGATGGAACATTAATGTTTAGCGCGGTAAATCTTGGAATAGTCTTTACATCGAATTCTTTCAAAAATTTCAACAAAAACTTTGCTGCGGTCTCGTACATCGGGTTTTTAAAATCAGAACTTGAAATAGCTATAGAAGGAATCCCCGCTATAGCACCTTCTAACGCACCGCTCACTGTTCCCGAATAAATCACATCTGTACCCAGATTTTTTCCTCTGTTTACACCACTCACCACCAGATCAGGAGGAGAGCCAAGCACAACATCCATCCCCATTTTCACACAATCTGCCGGAGTTCCTGAAACTGCATATATTTCAAAAGGCTCATTTATATCAAGCTTTCTAAGCCACAACGGAAACCTTATGGTAATAGCATGACCTACAGCGCTCTGCTCAGTTTCAGGCGCAACCACTGTCACAGTATGTTCCCTGCTAAGATATCTTGCAAGACATAATATTCCCTGAGCGGTTACTCCGTCATCATTTGTAACCAAAATTTTCACATTTCCACCTCATTTATACAAATCAAGGATTAATCCGTTGATTTCTTCCACTCTTGCAGCAAAATTTATTGTACCAGATTCCGCTGTCATTAATTTATCTGCTAAATCTTTCAATTTCTGATCAACTTTTTCTACAATTATATGAAGACGTGGACTATTCGTAGAATAGTCCATCTTTCCACCCAATTTATACAGCTTTTTCTCTATTAATTTTAAAAACTCCTTTATTTTCTCCTTATATTTCTTTAAAGAATCAGGCGTTGGTGATCTCACAAAATCATTTCCAGCGTCCAGTATTTCCTGAACAACTCGCTCTATTTCTTTGTTTATTACCTCTTCCTCTACATCCATTAAAACATCAAAAAATCCTTTTACTTCTCCCTCAAAAGATACCTTCTTTTTCTTTGACGTTTTTTTCTTTTTAATAGCACCACTTTTTATCTTGGGATCACCTGGTGGTTCTATCCTCAATTATTTCACCTCTACTATTTTTGCAACCTGCTCAGCTATGTCTCTAAATACCTGTTCTATTTCTGTTTCCCTTAAATAAAGAGTTATCGGTTTTCCTTCGTCTGCATACTTTGCAGCCTTGGGATCAAGTGGTACTTTACCGAGTAACGGAACATTATACTCTTTAGCTAAAATTTCTCCGCCTCCACTACCAAAAACTTCTATTATTTCGTCGCATTTAGAACATTTTACGTATGACATATTTTCTACTATTCCTATAAGCTTCTGTCCCATTGTCTGGACAAAAGAAACAGCCCTTCTTACATCATCCAGCGATATTTTTTGAGGTGTCGTAACCATAACCACCCCATCAAGTTTCCCTATCATTTGAAATAAACTCAAAGCTTCGTCTCCCGTTCCAGGTGGTAAATCAAAAACAAGATAGTCAAGCTCCCCCCATTTTGTATCTCCCAAAAATTGCTTAATTGCTGAATGTTTCAAAGGACCTCTCCATATAACTGCCTTGCCCTCTTCGACAAGCATACCTATAGACAATGCCTTCAAGTTATGCAAGACTTCTGCTGGAACAATTTCTTCTCCATCTACTGTTGGATTTTTACTTCCAAGCATTCTAACAATATTCGGGCCGTGCATGTCAAGGTCAAGTAACCCTACTTTATATCCGCTTTCTGCAAGAGCTGTTGCAAGATTCACCGCAACAGTTGTCTTACCGACTCCTCCTTTACCACTCAACACTGCTATTTTATGTTTTATTTTTCCCATCTTTTCCTTAACTTTGTTTAAATCGTTTTGCAAATTAAATTGTGGATTCGCCATTTTTACACCTCCAAAAAGAACATTCTTTATTAACATTATATCATAGATATAGTACAGCCTAAGTTAACATGAGATGTTGCGTTATGGTATAATCTGTTACGTTAAAAACCTTAAGGGGTGCATAAAGATGATATCCATAGTAAACCTAACAATAAATTTTCCTGGAAAATTGCTGTTTAAAAATGTTAATCTGACTATTCAGGACAAAGATAGAGTGGGATTAATAGGAAAAAATGGTTCAGGGAAGACTACCTTACTAAAAGCCATTGGCCAGCTTTTTGAAGATTATGAGGGGCAAATTTCTACCTCTGGAAACATAGTCTATCTTGATCAATTCAGAACATTTGACGCCGATACTCCTTACGAATATTATATGAAAAAAGCAGACACCCCCGAAAAAGAAAGAATGGTAAGAAGCATTTTAAAGGGGCTCGGGTTTGAAGAGCATGATTGGAACAGAAGCATAGAGTCATTCAGTGGGGGAGAAAAGACACGATTGCATCTTGGAAGACTTTTTTTAGAAACCCCTGATTTCATCCTCTTAGATGAACCAACAAATTTTCTTGACATAGCGGGGATTCATTATTTAAAAAAACTTCTTTCAAATTTTAATGGAGGTTACATTATAATTTCTCATGATAGAAGCTTTTTGAGAGATACCTGCACAAGATTTCTGGAAATAAATAACGAAAAGATCTGGGACTTTCGTATGCCGTTTGATAAATACTTAGAAGAACGAAAAAGATTGTTAGAACATCAAGAAAGAGAATTGAAAAACAGGACCCGGGAAATTGAGCGTTTAAAAACTATAATTGAAAGATACAGAAGGTGGGGACGAGAAAAATCTCTCAAACAGGCAAAAAGCAAAGAAAAAAGACTTCAAAAAATGCTGGATGAACTTGAAAACATAACACTTTTAACTGACGAAAAATCATCAAAAAAAGTAAAGATTCCCCAACCTGAACCTACAGGATACATTATCTTAGAAGCCAGTAAATTAGGATTTAAAAATATTATAAATGATGTCTCTTTTACAATGTATGAAAAAGACAAAGTTGCCATTCTTGGGCCAAATGGAAGCGGAAAAACCACTATTCTTAAACTCATTATTGGAAAAATAACAGACAGGGGAAAGGTTTCTTTTGGCCATAATGTTACCTTCGCGTTTTTAGATCAGTTTGTTGAAAACTTAAATAACAGAAACACTGTTTTTGAAGAAATTTCCGATGAAATGCCTATGGAACCAGAGCACACTGTAAGAGCTTACATTGGACGCTTTGGTTTTCGTGGAGAAGACGTCTTTAAAATGGTGAATGAATTAAGTGGTGGAGAAAAACAAATACTCGCGCTTGCAAAAATTCTT
This window encodes:
- a CDS encoding YaaR family protein gives rise to the protein MRIEPPGDPKIKSGAIKKKKTSKKKKVSFEGEVKGFFDVLMDVEEEVINKEIERVVQEILDAGNDFVRSPTPDSLKKYKEKIKEFLKLIEKKLYKLGGKMDYSTNSPRLHIIVEKVDQKLKDLADKLMTAESGTINFAARVEEINGLILDLYK
- the surE gene encoding 5'/3'-nucleotidase SurE: MKILVTNDDGVTAQGILCLARYLSREHTVTVVAPETEQSAVGHAITIRFPLWLRKLDINEPFEIYAVSGTPADCVKMGMDVVLGSPPDLVVSGVNRGKNLGTDVIYSGTVSGALEGAIAGIPSIAISSSDFKNPMYETAAKFLLKFLKEFDVKTIPRFTALNINVPSVSYEELKGWRLTRQSKRMYEDYFEKRVDPVGRDYYWMMGNVIENDPDPLADYKALKEGYVSVTPISVFMTNEKYLKYLEEVYHESKTSR
- a CDS encoding Mrp/NBP35 family ATP-binding protein; protein product: MANPQFNLQNDLNKVKEKMGKIKHKIAVLSGKGGVGKTTVAVNLATALAESGYKVGLLDLDMHGPNIVRMLGSKNPTVDGEEIVPAEVLHNLKALSIGMLVEEGKAVIWRGPLKHSAIKQFLGDTKWGELDYLVFDLPPGTGDEALSLFQMIGKLDGVVMVTTPQKISLDDVRRAVSFVQTMGQKLIGIVENMSYVKCSKCDEIIEVFGSGGGEILAKEYNVPLLGKVPLDPKAAKYADEGKPITLYLRETEIEQVFRDIAEQVAKIVEVK
- a CDS encoding ABC-F family ATP-binding cassette domain-containing protein → MISIVNLTINFPGKLLFKNVNLTIQDKDRVGLIGKNGSGKTTLLKAIGQLFEDYEGQISTSGNIVYLDQFRTFDADTPYEYYMKKADTPEKERMVRSILKGLGFEEHDWNRSIESFSGGEKTRLHLGRLFLETPDFILLDEPTNFLDIAGIHYLKKLLSNFNGGYIIISHDRSFLRDTCTRFLEINNEKIWDFRMPFDKYLEERKRLLEHQERELKNRTREIERLKTIIERYRRWGREKSLKQAKSKEKRLQKMLDELENITLLTDEKSSKKVKIPQPEPTGYIILEASKLGFKNIINDVSFTMYEKDKVAILGPNGSGKTTILKLIIGKITDRGKVSFGHNVTFAFLDQFVENLNNRNTVFEEISDEMPMEPEHTVRAYIGRFGFRGEDVFKMVNELSGGEKQILALAKILLKKPNLLILDEPTNHMDLETVEILEKALKEYKGSIMLVSHDEELIKNVCNRFFAIKDKKLVELKNLENYDTSYTNLKTKNPTKNKENNFEERKKVKNQIKKTMQTIEKLKKEEEELSQKLSKTIKLLDTVGSNYQKAMELTREKETLELKILEILETIETLEEKLKSLQNLYENITLSS
- the def gene encoding peptide deformylase, which produces MMKVRLLGDPILRKKAKPVTNFEQIKEIKEEMLKIMYLEDGVGLAAPQIGLSLRFFLMDYGEGPKVIVNPQIFEHSEDTEEGEEGCLSVPGIFADVRRYKWVKLRYQDENGSYHEELFEGYAARIIQHETDHLDGILFIDRLPSDVKKQLALELRKIMRKRLEETK